The Raphanus sativus cultivar WK10039 chromosome 6, ASM80110v3, whole genome shotgun sequence sequence ATTCatacaaatatatcatatctTTCTTATGGTAGCACTTGGAAGAAAAAGGTTAAGGAACTCACCTGTTTGTTTAAAGCGTCGATAGTCTCTTCATTTAGATCATTACTAGCGGTGACGACCATCTTCCCAAAACCAGGCACTTTTAGTTCTCTCTCTACCGCGCAGAAGAAACGTCTTGCCTCTGTAGATAGATATGCTAAGTCACCTGAGTCCAGTCTAATACCTAATGCTTTGTATCTGCACATCAACAAACACCTCAGTCATTCTCGTAtgcacctgaagaagaagaacaaaagatAAGGTAGTGATGAGAGATTCTTACACACCCTAAGTCATTCAGTGCTAAAGCAACTGCACAGAAGTTAGGGACCCCACTCTTCATCACCTGTGAGAACACGTTGACAACAGTTATTACTTTGTAAACGTTAGCACCAGGCAACAGCTAAGCTATTATTACTCACATCGTATGTATCTACAAGGGCAAGAAAGGCTTTGGGGAATGCCAGTGCATATGAGATGAAAGCTACTAGCTCGCTTTGATTCGTCTCAGAAAAAAATCCACGTAGAGAAGGTGAAtactatcatcatcatccacaagtaaccaaaaataagaaaaaaaacagcaaAAGAAAAATGTAACGGGAGAAGTAGAACAATGAATCCTGCGATAAACCTGAATCTTTGTTAACCATGTCTGAACCAGGCTAGCAAAGTCATCACACGTGGTTTTCCCATCAGCACTTTTAAGCACTTTGTCAACAATCTCATCAGTGCTCTGCATACCAAAGTTCAAGTAACTCTATATTATAAACTGCTAGTGATATTGACACAACATAAGATCAAAAGTGTATATCAGAGCCATTGCTAACAAAGTTCCAACACAAAAGGCATTGATTCATTCAAAACCTTTCCTTGAAATTTACATATTAACAAGAACCACTTGTTTTCAAGAAActtcatattatttttcaaaaaaaaattgatttttttttttgttttggtgaaGAGAACTGACCATGAAGGAGCTAACAAAAGCATGGGAATGTGTGCCACGGAGAGGTATCCCAAAAAGTTTTCCAGCTGCTACATTGCTGACATTGgcataatataatatatacataaaaacaaaaCGCATATCATTTCTACTTTTATAACTGTTTTAAGAAGAAACAACAAAGATCAAAAAACACTTTAAGCTAAGACTTGCCTTGTTGCATCAAAACCTCCAAGATAGCAATACTTGGATGCACTTATTGCGCCATCCGGTCCCTAAGATTACCAAAGAAGGTTAGAATCAAATATGAAACCAGAGGGACAgatttgaattaaaaaataaataaagaaaacctGAGCTCGTCGAGCACCAAACTCAAGCAGACTCTTAGACTTTCCGGCAACAAACCGGTGTCTTGCTGCGTTGGTAGCTACCAAAGATGCAAAATTCACAAGATTGAGGAACGGAGTTTCCAACAATTGAACAACCTATATGATTGAGAGATTTTAACAACCGTTTTATTTATAATcttctgagaaaaaaaaaacagagttagGAAACTCACGCCAACAGGACCTTCAACTCTCATGAGAGGCACTTTAGGGAAAACAACAGACCCTTCAGGTATTGCATAGACTTCAACGTCAGAGCAATCAAGCCCTCTAAGATAATCACAGAAAGCTTCCTAATTTCAAATCAAAAACAACAAATCAGACAGAACCCAACACGACaagaaatcaaatttcaaaaccaTATACCTCAGATCCAGGCAAGGAGTCACGAACGTAATCGATCTCTTGATGGGTCAATTTGAAACTGGCGAGGAACTTGATACACTCATCTAGCCCAGCGAACACAGTGTACTCTCCACCAAATGGGTTCTTACGAAAGTACAGATCGAAGCTGTAAAGATGACAACTTTATCAGataggaagagagagagaagagcaAAAGGGAGGATGATGAAGAGGAGGTTTACACGGATCGTTCGTTTTGTTTGCCAGCTTTCCAATAAGCGTAAGCCATGGTGAATTGGTAGAGATCGTTGAGGAGCGGTGTGACCATGGGGTTGGTGGGTCCTTCCATGACCCGACCCAGTTGGTTTCCATTCTCTTTAGGctccattgttgttgttgttgtgtcgTGTTCGTTTTCGTCGTGTGTTTGTGTGGTtatgagagagagagtggaAACGGAGGAAGGAAGGAGAGACTGGTTGTTTGGTGgtcaaaggaaaagaaaaaaaaattggagaatTTAGAGAGACAACGACAGCCACATAAACAAAAACCAGTTTTGACCTAGTCTTTGCCTTTAATTGTGcaaatgaatttatttattgttcttcttttcttttagtAAGTAacaaaattggtttaaaattcAGTGGAAAATTTTGGCCAAGAAAAAGAAATCATTAGGAAGATGATTTTAAAACTTGTTTTTCAAGGAAAATGTTCCACAGTCTTGCTAAGATTCATTGTTGTATGTGTGGTCTTTGTACTAATTTATGGGAGAATAAAATAGTAGATGTTTGAGCAAAAAAACTTCTTTGACCAGGTGGGTGAACTGGACTCAATGATTTCAATATTCAGCACTctcttttacatattttaacattccaaatctttttttttccacttCATTGTTCAACATACATTTAACTCTTATTCAATACAATGTAATAAAACTCAATATTCTATTTTACTgattaacaattatttttatatctaaaattaaataaaattattttctatttatagagaactcgaaataataaattttagtatactcataaataaaataaattatttaatttataataaaaattattagttttaagtAATTATAATGATATGAAATATCATACATATCTAAAATTTGACATGTGTCATCAACAACTCTACATTTTTGGGCATTCAATTCTGTTTAATCCACCTATGCAATTTTAGAAATTCAGTAACCATTTGCAATGGTTTTAATAGTTGAATATTTTATTGTACATAGTCTATAGTCTTATTCAAAATGACACCACacaataaaattttatctttttaaatattacCCATCAATATGACTTTCTAaacaaacttttatttattcAGTTATGTCGTCTTTATATgctatacattttatttattagaaatAAATTCACATACGAAGCtagaaaaaaattcatataatctATTTATTACTAACCGGTTTTAGATTGGAAATccatttaatataataattttattaggAAACAAAACTATCTCTTGATACATATACATTACATTTCTTAAAATAAGtatgagtaaaaaaaaaaaaaataagcatgagtattttcatttctatataAACAAAGCtatataaaatcacatttatgGTTTTGctgaaatcaaaatataaaagtaacaaatgaaaaatattattttaaaatatattatctctGCTGTACATCGGATAATTGTTTATCCGGTGAAAATGACGGTCACGTTGCTGGGCCTTTAAACCCTAATATATGGGCTTTATTTGGGGTTTTTCTTTACACAATGCGTCTTCTCTGTACTGTACGACTGTATTACCATCACATCGGAAGAGAAACAAACAATACGACGATCGGAAAAACTTGAAGAGATGCACTGCGGCGCGGTAGTTAACGGACGGAATCGACGGCTGATACTTGGCGTAGGCAGGAACTTCGCCGCCAGATcattttcctcttcttcttctccattatCTGGTGATTGATTGATAGTATTTTTCCCCTTCGCATTTCCGCTATTTAGTTTTCAACGTCTAGAAATGTTGCTTGAGAATGTTAAGATTTGATTCTTAATGGATTGAAGTGATTATTCGTTTTTGCAGATCATGAATGTTTCATCAAGGAGGTAGCCAAAGCTGAGCCTCCTCAGCATTTGAATCAGCTGATTAGCATTTTCACAGCTAGAGGTTGATCAAATCTTTTGCATTGACTtggtttgtgtgtgtgtgatttTGTATTGacttgttttttggtttttatgtaCAAAAGGCAAATCCATAGTTTCTCCAGGTGCTAAGCAAGGTTTGTTGCCTCTTACTATTCCATTGGTGAGGATGAGCCCCGGTATGTTacaatacaattttttattcatttggACTTATAAGTTGGAGCTCTGTGATTTTTGTGCTGACTTTAATCTTTTCATTTTTCAGGTTCTTCAATCGCTCTACTACGGTGGCCAACAGCTCGTCCTAGGTCAGAGTCTCTTTTCTATTGCTGTGTCATCCTCTTTGATCTCATATCATTGGTTCCTGTGTTTGCAGTATGGAGATGCCTGTGGTGGAAGTTCAGAAACATGGGGTTTGGTTTTTAGCCAATAATGTAATGAGATTGCCTTGAGCTAGGTTCATTTTCTGTTTTAGCATGGCTGTTCATTCTCATATTAGAATTCATTGGCCAACGTTTCAGGTTGATCAGTTCATTCACAGAATATTGGTGGAAGAGGATATCTCTAAACCCGTGGAATCCAGCCAAGTGATCTTCGATGCTGCAGGTGAAGCTGGGAAGAAACTTTACAGTAAGGGTGACTTTGCCAGATCAGAACTGATGGATTTAGATCTCTATCTTTTAAGAAAGGTACATATGTTGAACGTGTTGATATCATACTCTTTCTCGGCACTTGGATGTTTGTTGGGATGATTATTagatttgttgttcaggttggACTGTTTCCAGATTCTCTAGAACGCAAAGTTATTCGACATATTGAGAATGGAGACCATGTAAGGCTAGTAATAACATCCCTGTTGTTGGTTgacctttttctttcttaattaaGTTCATGTGCTACTATAACACAAGGTTTCAGCTTTGGTGGCTGCCGAGTTTTATACAAAGAGAGGAAACT is a genomic window containing:
- the LOC108805982 gene encoding nicotinate phosphoribosyltransferase 2 encodes the protein MEPKENGNQLGRVMEGPTNPMVTPLLNDLYQFTMAYAYWKAGKQNERSVFDLYFRKNPFGGEYTVFAGLDECIKFLASFKLTHQEIDYVRDSLPGSEEAFCDYLRGLDCSDVEVYAIPEGSVVFPKVPLMRVEGPVGVVQLLETPFLNLVNFASLVATNAARHRFVAGKSKSLLEFGARRAQGPDGAISASKYCYLGGFDATSNVAAGKLFGIPLRGTHSHAFVSSFMSTDEIVDKVLKSADGKTTCDDFASLVQTWLTKIQYSPSLRGFFSETNQSELVAFISYALAFPKAFLALVDTYDVMKSGVPNFCAVALALNDLGYKALGIRLDSGDLAYLSTEARRFFCAVERELKVPGFGKMVVTASNDLNEETIDALNKQGHEVDAFGIGTYLVTCYAQAALGCVFKLVEINTQPRIKLSEDVTKVSIPCKKRSYRLYGKEGYPLVDIMTGENEPPPKVGERLLCRHPFNESKRAYVVPQRVEELLKCYWRGSSDEAREELPPLKEIRDRCIKQLENMRPDHMRRLNPTPYKVSVSAKLYDFIHFLWLNEAPVGELQ
- the LOC108813788 gene encoding LOW QUALITY PROTEIN: protein IN CHLOROPLAST ATPASE BIOGENESIS, chloroplastic (The sequence of the model RefSeq protein was modified relative to this genomic sequence to represent the inferred CDS: deleted 1 base in 1 codon) — encoded protein: MRLLCTVRLYYHHIGRETNNTTIGKTEEMHCGAVVNGRNRRLILGVGRNFAARSFSSSSSPLSDHECFIKEVAKAEPPQHLNQLISIFTARGKSIVSPGAKQGLLPLTIPLVRMSPGSSIALLRWPTARPSMEMPVVEVQKHGVWFLANNVDQFIHRILVEEDISKPVESSQVIFDAAGEAGKKLYSKGDFARSELMDLDLYLLRKVGLFPDSLERKVIRHIENGDHVSALVAAEFYTKRGNFPGFARPFAFNAKVLLKLGRSLEAKDAARGALKSSWWTLGCRYEEIARIAELGEEQIVQYKEKVTGEGRQRDISRGKPRAQASYDEAGLLLDLASLEGTWDESLERVAQCYKDAGLNDMANFVLYRD